From Chryseobacterium sp. IHB B 17019, one genomic window encodes:
- a CDS encoding enoyl-CoA hydratase/isomerase family protein has translation MNEFVVSELKNNIAEIIFGTPKSNSLPGVILEKLAQTILDEGAKDEVKAILVKSEGEKAFCAGASFDELLAIEELEASEKFFGGFAKVLNAMRNCGKIVVVRVQGKTTGGGVGLACGADYCFATKDSALALTEINLGIGPFVIGPYVERKIGKSQFSAMAIDADFRSAEWAEQHNIYHSVSENIEEMDAKLEKFMQTLASRSKDALALIKKVSWEGTDHFNELMPARIHMSASLILEDSAKKNIESIKERLRAK, from the coding sequence ATGAACGAATTCGTAGTATCAGAACTTAAAAACAATATCGCCGAAATCATATTCGGTACCCCGAAAAGCAATTCTTTACCGGGAGTTATTCTTGAAAAGCTGGCGCAAACTATTTTAGATGAAGGTGCAAAAGATGAGGTAAAAGCAATTTTAGTAAAAAGTGAAGGTGAAAAAGCATTCTGTGCGGGAGCAAGTTTCGATGAGCTTTTAGCTATTGAAGAATTGGAGGCCTCCGAAAAATTTTTCGGAGGTTTTGCAAAAGTTCTGAACGCGATGAGAAACTGTGGTAAAATAGTGGTGGTAAGAGTTCAGGGTAAAACTACCGGTGGAGGTGTAGGACTTGCCTGTGGAGCAGATTATTGTTTTGCAACAAAAGATTCGGCGTTGGCGTTGACAGAGATTAATCTTGGAATCGGGCCTTTTGTGATCGGGCCTTATGTGGAAAGAAAAATCGGTAAATCCCAGTTTTCCGCAATGGCAATTGATGCAGATTTCAGATCCGCAGAATGGGCGGAGCAACACAATATTTACCATTCTGTTTCAGAGAATATTGAAGAAATGGATGCCAAATTGGAGAAATTCATGCAGACTTTAGCTTCAAGAAGCAAGGATGCTCTGGCCTTGATAAAAAAAGTATCATGGGAAGGAACTGATCATTTCAACGAACTGATGCCGGCAAGAATTCACATGAGTGCAAGCTTAATTCTGGAAGATTCTGCAAAGAAAAATATTGAATCAATTAAAGAAAGATTAAGAGCGAAATAA